The sequence TTGATAAATATTTGTAAGAACaacaaaaacaaatatatattatattttaaaaattttttttaaaatctgATTAAAAGGATACTTTTTCACTAGAATAATACTTTAACCTTAATGATTATTtcgaaaaatattatttcttttttattaacacgcatatataaagatacatttttaaaagagTCAAATACACACTACTAGTAACCATATAAAATAGAACTTATTAAATATTGAAGTTGTTAAAGAATaaacttatttaaaaaaattttaataaaaaaaatactgtaataaaaaatataaacagaATAAAGACGATATAATttgatatataaattataaaaaaaatattttttgttactAGAGactaaatattattatatatatttttttttagtttccAATAATAGTTATATTGATAGTATGCTTtaattgatatatttttttaaaaatcttattattattttttattttgcatttcatttaaaagaaaaaaagcttacatttttcaaaaagtaaaattaataaattcatgacaatgtaatatatatatatattgattataatttcttaaaaCATTATGACTATAAATGTTCaactaatattttataattccTTTTCATAAACTAAAAAGAACTACAATTAACTTTATAAAATCTTCTAATTATATTTGATTAATATcgcataaatttttattttttttatatttgtataaATCACTTTAATTCATTacattttcttaaaaaaaaaatttaaaaaaaaaaaaaacaataaaatgtaaataaaaatatatttaatacttacctttttttccttttttctctaaaagaaaatttattcatttaaatgTTAAAAACTGGAGaagaaattaatatttttaataatattttatatttgctgtatatatatacttaatgAGTAGCAATTTCcgtaaatgaaaaaaattttataaaatattttatcaatattatatataaattctgATATTGTTTtcaaattcataaaaaaaaaaagaaaatatatataatttttttttttttttgcaacttaaatatatactatagttaatatataattgtataaaagaaaaaaataatgaatttaaaataatttatatacatgtgtttatttatttgatcaattttgtttttcttgTGATTAACAAAATTTGCATATTTGTATATAATTcttataaaagtaaatattttttctaatctTGCACCAATAAATTTCAAACATCAGAaattaaaacttaaaaaattaaagaatacAAAAACTATTGTAGAAATATAACATTTACAAGttgtttaaatatatatatttagttacactttcatataatattattaattgccatttcaatgaatttattcctataaataattataaaaaatgataaattaattaaaattgtgtgtaaatatattttaacttaTTACATGTGTGCGCATCTTATGCAACCTGAGAAATTTATGAACAATTATATTACACAGatgaaaatacaaaaaataaatatgtatatatatatgcaataACAATTCATttgtttcattttattatgaagaaaaaatttttcttatatatttttttttttgtttcctttatacatataatgtcattgtttataattatttgaatatttttattaaatatttgtttGTTAAATCATTTCTGTTTTTTCATTCTTCTTGactctttttttgttttaattcattattttttttttttttttttgcttttttgttatttaatgTTAATATTAAgctatatgtatatatatttatattattagttTTATGAATGTCTTTATTTGTTATAGATTATTATCataacttaatttttttataaatcatGTTCTTAATATCAATTTAAAttgttaaatattatttaaataagaaCTTGTTATATTAAATTGTGTGACCGTAATTAAAGTAATAACGtttgttaatattttaagaaatcgtaaaatttatacataaaattaaCATAATCTTAAAATAagacaataaaaaatattattgtaaatttgttttaaaatatttaattctgtattaattttttaaaagagctatttaattttgataatttaattttttttttctccttttatttttctttaaatgcTTCATGAGCTGATTGATATTCTtatgaatttatttttaatatgtaataaattaatttaatataattaaaataagaaaaagtaaagaaaaaaaaaataaaataaaataagtaaataaCAGTAGAGagcgaaaaaaaaaaaaaaagaaataaatatggAAACAATTTTAAGGAGACTTAGAAGATCtagtaacaaaaaaaaaaaaacaatagaAATAGATGCTATTGACGAAAAAGAATGGGCCCAATCAAAAACATTAGATTTAACtggtaatattttttttaatttttatttatttacataaatttatatgcatataGACATacacttttaattttttataactttaaAAAACAAAGCCATATTACTCAATTTAtcatcacttttttttttcttttttttaattcataataaaataatactataatgatttttatgtaattttttatttatattaaatgtatataatttcttctttcatatttatatatactgtAAAATACTCTTTCTTTAtcgttataattttttttttctttttgtgtatgtatattttttttactttttcagAGGATTTGTATGATTATACTTTGgataagaaatataaaaataataaaaaaaaaaaagatgaaaaaagagaggataatttagaaaatttatatgGACTTAAAGATACATTAGGAAActtgaaaaacaaaaataaaaaaaatgaaaaatattatataaattctttttcGCGAATGAATGAAGACATAACTAATGTTAGCACAGATTTTACTAACGAatattccaaaaaaaaaaataaaaaggaacataaaattaacataaataataatgaaaaaaagaaaatacaatatatatataatgattttGAAAAGTATACTTGTGACACGAAAGAGTATTCTGAAAATGATGAAGTAGATTTatatgaagaagaagaagaagaaggaGAAattgatgaaataaaaagtaaagaagaggaagaaaaagaagaaatagctgatgaagaagaagaagaagtaGTTGATGAAGAAGAGGAAGAAATAGTtgatgaagaagaagaggAAGAAATAGTTGAAGAAGAAGTAGTTGAGgaggaagaagaagaaaaatatcaAGAAATAGTAAATAAAGAGTATGAATATAATTACGAAGagcaaaataataataataataataatagaaaaaattatggAGAAATGAATGAAATTAAATCTAATGAATTAGATCAAATTAGTGGAGAAATTATAACAGAAAACATAAAAGAAGATTCAGATAccaaagaaaaatatatggaGGAAAATGCTAGGGTAAGTATAGAAGATAATGAAGAATatttagaagaaaaattagATGTATATACAGTAGAGGAAATAGATAATGAAGTAGAAGTCTCTCACGTTAAGGGAAAAGGTAGATGTATgttcacaaaaaaaaatttagatccAGGctctataatatttattgaaAAACCTTTACTAATTATTACCCCAagtttaaatgaaaaattatggaatcatttaaataaactaAACAATGAACAAAATTTTGAACTACCTCTTAAATGGCATTTTGCAGCTTTATGTAGTATTACTATTCTTGATGATTCTAGTTTTAAAGCATGTATTGATAAATGGGTTCCAGAACCTGATAAAGAACCTGATAAAGATGTCTATAATGTTTTAGATAAAGTATGtgataagaaaatttttaaaaatggtaaaaaagtatattattataagaaaaaattaatagatccaaatatatatgatagaATCATACAAGTTTGGCATTACAATGCTTTCGGTCATCATACGGATAGTGAAGGATTAGTTCTATATAATcgtacaaaaaaataaaaaaaaataaacaaataattaTGTACTTATgtaagataaaattaatttattattattttttttattttaaggTATATCGATGCTTGCGCATAGCTGCAATTCTACAGCTTGCTGGCACTATGGTGAAAATGACAGTTTTGTTCTAAGAGCaagaattaaattaaatgcaGGAGATGAATTAACGATATCTTATCTTGGAGATGATGATTTATACAAATCATCcaatagttaaaaaaaaaagaaaaaataattgtgaAAAGATCCAcctataaattaaaattttttttttaattaaattttcttttttcctttttatagTCAGAAGAGAAAAGCTTACTAACTGGTTATTTGTATGTATGTGTAGTAGGTGCACTAATCCAGTTGATAATTCTAGAGGTTTTAAATGTTCAACATGTGGAAtaggtaaaaaaaataaaataaaaataatatgaatatagataaatataaatatttatgtataattaaaaatttgtatgcataaaaaaatatatttatatataaaagcaaTATACATATgtagaatatataaattaataatacttGTAGGAAcgttttttataaaaagtgaCCACCATGATGAAATTCCAATAACTACAAAATGTAACATATGTTTTTCTGAAATATCCGAAAGCACAGCTTATGAATACATTGAATATGAAAATAGTTATATAGAGAGACTTCAGGAAACAGATAAAAGTGATATGTCTGATGCTTTAGCTGTTTATGTACAGGctgataaaatatttactcAACACTGGATAATGTTTCAATTATATACTATTCTTTTTGAAGGTTATAGAGATTCTTGTCAATGGGAGAAAGCTATATATTATCAAATGCAACGAATCAAATATGCCGTTGATGTAATACCTAGAGCTAATTATGTTTTAGCTTGGTTATATGAAGAATTAGGAGAAATTCATGCGAATTCTATAAATActgatattttattaacagAAAATGATTTTACTATTACATACGAAGAAAAGtaataagaatttttttatttttatattaatacaaatttttttttataataaaaaaaaaatttatatttattacttgtcaaaaaaagtttatatatttttaagaaaaataatacaggaaaaacataaatttttacattttattaattcttttttttttcttttactttttagaaaaagaatTTGTTCGCATTTTTTGAAATCCATACATTTATTGGAGATTTTATGCGGATATTCACATGATTATTTGAGAGATTCTTTGGTAAAtaatatacaataaaaaaaaaaaacctttttatctaaatatatttattaataggATATATATAGCATTTATATccctttatattttttacaaacATTTAAACctatgtcttttttttttttttgaattattataGAACAAGTATTATCGAATTGACAGTTTAACTACAATAGACGCTCCACAAAtagaagaataaaaaaaaaaataaaaaaaataaaaaaggctcttaaattttcaatttttccataatatatatcaaaggatatatttaatttttgaaaatttgaTGTCTTTATtacataagaaaaaaaaaaagttataatatagttttaattttttacaaaaccattgtttttcttattaaaataaaagattataaattaaaaaaaataaataaaaaggaaaagaaaatgaaaaataaaaaaggaaaattaaaatgaaagaagattaaaatgaaaaaagaagattATGAACACAATAATAACATTTCAGTATTAAAGTAtctaaattttaaatacttCCTTAattgtttatataaaaatatatatattatttttttttgttttatttaattttttttttttctttttttttgtatttaaaagaacaaaattatacaaaactactaaataaaaaaaaaaaaagaaatactCATTTAATATGCTTTTCATATTTCGTATtataatttccttttttatttttctatgtGACATAAGTAGATCACCTTATGAAATTTATATACACATTTTTTAATCCAATAAACCATAAATATGTTTAAACACttgtaattaatatatatatgcacaattttttccctttttatttttttaatcaatTAAGGGGACGTAAGCATCTTTTCCTAATAAGCATTTTCTTTGTGTACCTTTTTCATTTGTCTCAATTCTCATAAATCCTTTCTCACCCCATGATTCTCCCcatgaattttttattatataataatagacattttcatttttatttaaactcGAATTATATATTTCCTCCATTCCAAAGCCAACAAGAATTACAGCATGATTAACCTCATATGCACATTTTCCATTATAGATGCCTGATCCGTAAAAACTGAAGTCGTCTGTAGCAGCTATGCTTACACTTATAGGACCTAGAAATGTTATAGCTTCTTTAAAACTATTTTCAGGTACAGATACAAAAGTTTTAATTGTATGCTTCTTTTCGCATTTTGCTTTATAGCAAGATTCAGGTTTAGTATCAACATAAGGATACTCTTTGGATGTGCATAAACCACCGTTGTTTACTACATATTCATAAGCTAAAGGAATATATCCTCCAGTACAACCTAAATTCTTATCTGAACAGTCTACTAATTGTTGTTCACTTAAAGATATTCgttcattttttcttattaaataTTGAGATTCTATTCCTCCTACAGTACTAAATGCCCAACACGAGCCACAATTTTGTTGGTCTTTAGCTGGTGTAACTCCATTGTGTTCTCTCCAATCAAATTTGGTAAGATTAAAATCTTCATATTCCTTCTTATATTGATCAATTATATCATCATAGCTACTTAAACCTGATATATTatctatatctttttttaagtcaaatctttttaaatttaaatatttcttttcaaATTCTTCAAAAGGCATGTCTCCAAATTGATTCattctctttttatataagctATCTTTTCTATTAtgttcttctatttttttatgattttgagaaaatattaaaaatttttcttgCATTTCGTTTGAAGTATCataccttttattattttcttttaaaaataagtaaaaggAATTAACAACTTCTAAATTACTCATTAAAAATCTTACATCATATAAATTTACAGAATCCTCTTTCTTAGCTATTTTTAGAtttccttctttttttttatatgcattATCATTTCTATCATTtacatttcttttatattcatcACTTTCTGatttattatcatcatttaagttatttttatCGTATATGGATATCAGCTCTTctaattttgataaaaaaattttttttccatttttactttttaataaagtAGTTATTAAATAATCATCATTAATAACTTCATTAGGATCTCCctttaaattatcatttttatttctttctttattaaaatatattattattaatgtaaataaagaaaatatagaaaCAGACAAAATAACgaataatgatttttttttttttattatctttttttctaatgGTTTTTCTACAAAAACCTCTTTTTCATGTTTAATTTCTTCATTCGGAGAGTATTGCATATGATATTCCAtctttaacaaaaaaaaagaaatattctaagaatatatatatatttatttatttaatataaaaaaaaatttaaaaaaaaacaaaaaagccTTAAAACGGTTTACTTTTATAAGATAGAAagtttcatatatatatatatatatatataatttttttaaatttaaaaaaaaaaaaaccaaatttaaattaatttctataaaaatatcaaaaatttaaattccttaaaaacaataaattcttaaaataattttttttttagtatttaaaaacgtacaaatatttttctacTCAAAActtgtaattaaaattttttgtaaaatttttctaaatgaaaattttacatataaaaagCATTAAATATCACTTTCTTTAATGAGTATTTtaactaaaaatttttttaaaaaaaatatatagtttcaaaaaaagaaaaatgaatttaaattctataaataatatcaaaaatatataaaaaaaaaaataaggtctctcacattaaaaaaaaattatatatagtttttactcaaaaaaaactatagcaatataaatttatcagtaaaatgtttttattatatagaaaataaaaaattttaaaaaataaaaaaaaaattttatcaaaaagatgacatttaaataaatatatgagaaacttaaaaaaaaaaaaaagtttatttaTTGCAGTAACTTAAAATGCACTCAAATTTTCTTAATGCTAGTAGATCtttcttataaaaatattttaaaaaaacaaagtatatttttatttctttaaaaacatgaacttttattaaaaaaaaaaaggtttatttaaaaaaaaaattttttaataaaaaaaaaaaaaagtaatcattcattaaaaagtgctatttaaaaaaatattctaataaaaaaatatatatattttctgcTGTGCAAATTTTAAGGAATAAAATTATCTAATATGTATATGTATAATGGtctttacaaaaaaaatattcattaaaataaatttttaaagtgaattttttgtttatatattcgttacttttaaatttctaaaaacttatatgaaaaaaaaaaaaaaatttaaaaaaaaatgtatattatCGTTGtttttgaataaaataaaaaaaaatacatgaaaattttttttttatttaatgaataaaaatctTCATACtaataagaaatataaaaaatgatttcaCCTTTTACATAGgtgtgtatatatttatatatatatatatattaacttATACATTaattatgaatatttataatgcaatatttcaattaaaagaatatccCAAAATAAATAGTTGCATTTTTTATTCGATTAAGCTTCTTCATATAAGTtcaatatgtaaaaataggAAAAGTTTAAAATACTTAGATTGTatcaaaaataattcattagtaaataaagaaaaaaaaaaggaagaatctgttgataaaaatttaagtatagaaataaaaaaaaattccgaTTTTGTTCAGTATGTTTTTAAATGGGGAATAGGAAATAAATTTCGTTCTGATCCAGAGAATAggtttttatcatatttttaagaaaaaaattaaaataaaaaataaagggaaaatattaatttatatatattatctataattattttattataatttattataatcattattattaatattactaCTAATGCTATTATTATCgtcaaaattattttattttttacttttctttatcaatagtactcatattattattggtaatattattatttttaaattagatTTCACCCTGTCCACCTAAGTCGTTCGAAAGAAGTAactattagaaaaaattattttgattctgttaatgaaaatataaagtatGAAGAACTAAATGAGCAATGGGAAGTTTTTTGGTATGAAAATAACAAATTAAATGCAAAACCATTtccaattaaaaaatatggaaTAGAAGCAGCGAAAAAAGAAgcaattaaattttatgaatctttaaaagtaaaaccaacttttattttttttcgaatataaaaaaaatatccattttatttatttatttttttttttttttgaataaaatatttcaattcctttttatttttattagattaATAATCGTACAAATGAAAAGCCTAAATATGAATCAGGAGTAGAGGGTgagaatataatttttttttttaagtattcttttaatatgcACATATATTTGTAAATGATACTTTATTACACATTCTTAGGTGTTCACTATGATGTAATAACTAATTGCTGGGTATCTTTTTAtagattaaataattttcctGTATGTAGATCCTTTTCAGCTGAATATCATGGATTCGAAACAGCTAAAAAAATGGCAATAGAAAGGGTTAAAAGATATCAAAAATGacaaaattttcataaatataaacGTACAAATTATTgtaattaagaaaaaaaaaaaaaagaagaaacatatttaaataaattaagaaaaacGTAATGAAATACATAATGTaactataaatatataacttttacataaatacaatttattttaaaagaagaaaaaaaacttatactttagaatgaaataaatatataaattattttttagtattataaaaataattaatattaatttgcaattttatattattgaaACTTTTTAATAccttataattaaaaatttcttttccTATACATATTTgaaattgttattttttaaagttagTGTAAAATAACTTCTACTGTTtcataaaaaggaaaatttttctttatattagcaaaaaaagaaaaaaaaataataatttttgttaaaaaaaaaactattacaaaagaaaaaaaaaaaattcttattaaGTCTTTTATAATACTCCTGATTTCGTTACTAGAACTCTTTTTATTGGATCTCCATCAGCTGAACCAGCAGCTTCGATAGCAACTAATTTATCAAGGCCTTCAATTACTTCACCAAAAACTATATGTTTTCCATCTAAATGAGAAGTTCTAacaaatgtaataaaaaactGACTACCATTAGTATTTTTTCCTGCATTAGCCATTGATAAAATTCCTCTTTTGCTATGCTTTGCTATAAAATTTTCGTCATCGAATGTATTTCCATATATACTTAAACCACCTGTCCCATTAAAATTTGTTATATCCCCACCTTGTGCCATAAAATTTGGTATTATACGATGAAATATAGAATTGGTATAATTCAGCATTCTACCATCTACAATAGTACCTTTACATATacttataaaattttctacTGTTTTGGGAGCTACTTTTCCATATAATCCAAATACAATTCTTCCTATGGGATTGCCATTTATAGATATGTCAAAATATGCCTGTATTGTTCATAATTTAGTAAATACTATTAATAAGgcacaatatatatatatatataaaattataattttaaagtaaaattcttctaattcaaaatatatttattatttattttattttatttttttttttctgttcatttacaaaaaattaatatgctatatatcaaaaaaaacttttttttactaaGGTACTTTGTGAGTGATTTCATGAGAGTCATTAGCCAAACA comes from Plasmodium relictum strain SGS1 genome assembly, chromosome: 9 and encodes:
- the SET7 gene encoding SET domain protein, putative, whose translation is METILRRLRRSSNKKKKTIEIDAIDEKEWAQSKTLDLTEDLYDYTLDKKYKNNKKKKDEKREDNLENLYGLKDTLGNLKNKNKKNEKYYINSFSRMNEDITNVSTDFTNEYSKKKNKKEHKININNNEKKKIQYIYNDFEKYTCDTKEYSENDEVDLYEEEEEEGEIDEIKSKEEEEKEEIADEEEEEVVDEEEEEIVDEEEEEEIVEEEVVEEEEEEKYQEIVNKEYEYNYEEQNNNNNNNRKNYGEMNEIKSNELDQISGEIITENIKEDSDTKEKYMEENARVSIEDNEEYLEEKLDVYTVEEIDNEVEVSHVKGKGRCMFTKKNLDPGSIIFIEKPLLIITPSLNEKLWNHLNKLNNEQNFELPLKWHFAALCSITILDDSSFKACIDKWVPEPDKEPDKDVYNVLDKVCDKKIFKNGKKVYYYKKKLIDPNIYDRIIQVWHYNAFGHHTDSEGLVLYNRISMLAHSCNSTACWHYGENDSFVLRARIKLNAGDELTISYLGDDDLYKSSNIRREKLTNWLFVCMCSRCTNPVDNSRGFKCSTCGIGTFFIKSDHHDEIPITTKCNICFSEISESTAYEYIEYENSYIERLQETDKSDMSDALAVYVQADKIFTQHWIMFQLYTILFEGYRDSCQWEKAIYYQMQRIKYAVDVIPRANYVLAWLYEELGEIHANSINTDILLTENDFTITYEEKKRICSHFLKSIHLLEILCGYSHDYLRDSLNKYYRIDSLTTIDAPQIEE
- a CDS encoding cysteine proteinase, putative → MEYHMQYSPNEEIKHEKEVFVEKPLEKKIIKKKKSLFVILSVSIFSLFTLIIIYFNKERNKNDNLKGDPNEVINDDYLITTLLKSKNGKKIFLSKLEELISIYDKNNLNDDNKSESDEYKRNVNDRNDNAYKKKEGNLKIAKKEDSVNLYDVRFLMSNLEVVNSFYLFLKENNKRYDTSNEMQEKFLIFSQNHKKIEEHNRKDSLYKKRMNQFGDMPFEEFEKKYLNLKRFDLKKDIDNISGLSSYDDIIDQYKKEYEDFNLTKFDWREHNGVTPAKDQQNCGSCWAFSTVGGIESQYLIRKNERISLSEQQLVDCSDKNLGCTGGYIPLAYEYVVNNGGLCTSKEYPYVDTKPESCYKAKCEKKHTIKTFVSVPENSFKEAITFLGPISVSIAATDDFSFYGSGIYNGKCAYEVNHAVILVGFGMEEIYNSSLNKNENVYYYIIKNSWGESWGEKGFMRIETNEKGTQRKCLLGKDAYVPLID
- the ApiAP2 gene encoding transcription factor with AP2 domain(s), putative gives rise to the protein MNIYNAIFQLKEYPKINSCIFYSIKLLHISSICKNRKSLKYLDCIKNNSLVNKEKKKEESVDKNLSIEIKKNSDFVQYVFKWGIGNKFRSDPENRFHPVHLSRSKEVTIRKNYFDSVNENIKYEELNEQWEVFWYENNKLNAKPFPIKKYGIEAAKKEAIKFYESLKINNRTNEKPKYESGVEGVHYDVITNCWVSFYRLNNFPVCRSFSAEYHGFETAKKMAIERVKRYQK
- the CYP19B gene encoding peptidyl-prolyl cis-trans isomerase, putative → MRKLLSIILVIFVASQKCLANDSHEITHKAYFDISINGNPIGRIVFGLYGKVAPKTVENFISICKGTIVDGRMLNYTNSIFHRIIPNFMAQGGDITNFNGTGGLSIYGNTFDDENFIAKHSKRGILSMANAGKNTNGSQFFITFVRTSHLDGKHIVFGEVIEGLDKLVAIEAAGSADGDPIKRVLVTKSGVL